Proteins encoded together in one Musa acuminata AAA Group cultivar baxijiao chromosome BXJ3-6, Cavendish_Baxijiao_AAA, whole genome shotgun sequence window:
- the LOC135641772 gene encoding probable aspartyl aminopeptidase, with the protein MATVDPIALDLVDFLNASPTNFHAVDEAKKRLKQAGFAHLSEREDWVLESGGKYFFTRNHSTIIAFAIGKKYVAGNGFHIVGAHTDSPCLKVKPVSKVTKGGYLEVGVQTYGGGLWHTWFDRDLTLAGRVIKKEVKEHSVTYSHTLVRIEEPILRIPTLAIHLDRSVTEGFKFNTHSHLVPVLATSIKGELQKLVDHNSSSESNEKTNADNKKHHPVLLQLIADHAHCHPDEICDFELQVCDTQPSVVGGATKEFIFSGRLDNLCMSFCALKALIDSTSVESSLGDETGVRMVALFDHEEVGSDSAQGAGSPAMLDALSRITKYFNSSDPTLLEKSIHRSFLVSADMAHALHPNFMDKHEENHQPKLHGGLVIKHNANQRYATNAVTAFIFREIAEMHNLPIQDFVVRNDIPCGSTIGPILASGVGIRTVDVGAPQLSMHSIREMCAVDDAKHSYEHLKAYFDEFTELDNKLIVDC; encoded by the exons ATGGCGACTGTGGATCCGATCGCCCTCGACCTCGTCGACTTCCTCAACGCTTCGCCTACTAATTTCCACGCCGTCG ATGAGGCGAAGAAGCGCTTGAAACAAGCTGGCTTCGCTCATCTATCGGAGAGAGAGGACTGGGTGTTGGAATCCGGGGGGAAGTACTTCTTCACGAGGAATCACTCCACCATCATCGCCTTCGCCATCGGAAAGAA atatgttgCTGGGAATGGATTCCACATTGTTGGAGCGCATACAGACAGCCCGTGCCTCAAAGTCAAGCCTGTCTCCAAG GTAACAAAAGGAGGATATCTTGAGGTAGGTGTGCAGACATATGGAGGAGGACTTTGGCACACTTGGTTTGATCGCGACTTAACCCTCGCCGGAAGAGTGATAAAGAAGGAAGTGAAGGAGCATTCAGTAACCTACTCACATACCCTTGTCAGGATCGAGGAGCCCATCCTTCGGATTCCTACCCTAGCTATTCACTTGGACAG GAGCGTTACGGAAGGCTTCAAGTTTAACACACATAGTCATCTTGTACCTGTGTTGGCTACATCAATTAAG GGTGAGCTCCAGAAGCTTGTTGATCATAATAGCTCATCTGAGTCAAATGAGAAAACAAATGCTGATAACAAAAAACATCATCCAGTACTACTGCAG CTGATCGCTGACCACGCTCATTGCCATCCAGATGAAATATGCGACTTCGAGCTGCAAGTATGTGATACTCAACCAAGTGTCGTTGGTGGTGCAACGAAGGAATTCATTTTCTCTGGAAGACTTGACAACCTTTGCATGTCATTTTGTGCACTAAAG GCATTAATAGACTCCACCTCTGTTGAAAGTTCTCTTGGTGATGAAACTGGCGTAAGGATGGTGGCATTATTTGATCACGAGGAGGTCGGATCAGATTCAGCTCAGGGTGCTGGATCTCCTGCCATGTTGGATGCTCTATCAAGAATAACAAAATACTTTAATTCTTCAGATCCCACG TTGCTCGAGAAGTCAATCCATAGGAGTTTTCTCGTATCGGCAGACATGGCACATGCTTTACATCCTAATTTTATG GACAAGCACGAGGAAAATCATCAACCGAAACTACATGGTGGTCTTGTGATTAAACACAATGCCAATCAGCGTTATGCAACAAATGCTGTTACTGCATTCATATTTCGAGAAATTGCGGAGATGCATAACTTACCAATTCAG GATTTTGTGGTTCGGAACGACATACCATGTGGTTCAACCATCGGTCCCATACTTGCAAGCGGTGTCGGAATCCGAACAGTTGATGTTGGCGCTCCTCAGTTGTCGATGCACAGCATCAGAGAGATGTGTGCAGTCGATGATGCCAAGCACTCTTATGAGCATCTCAAGGCATACTTCGACGAGTTCACAGAGCTGGATAACAAGTTGATCGTGGACTGCTAA
- the LOC135583270 gene encoding BTB/POZ and TAZ domain-containing protein 1-like: MHAATIAYRWHGIMKEEEQQHGETLVSPTGFRRWLEAGNDDTPPTDVRIVTSGQRRLPAHSTVLASASPVLESMLHRPRKGGSNREMEIPVLGVPCDAVHAFLRLLYSARCVTLAEEEIVGEHGMHLMVLSHAYGVGWLKRACERVLSSRLTAEGVVDVLVLAQQCDAPRLHLRCMQLLAEDFATVEQTEAWRFLQDHDPWLELDILQFLEDAHLRRRRLGRRKAERRLYMELHETNECLHHIFKDGYAAMGHSGREEKRARCPNPVTCRGLRQLVRHLAACDSEKRRWCRRCKCLWQLLRLHASTCTELDDASCEVPLCMQFKRRMQRREGEEADGDDKWGMLVKKVVSARVVSHLVKKHKQPVLYPGDSN; the protein is encoded by the exons ATGCACGCCGCCACCATAGCTTACCGCTGGCATGggatcatgaaggaggaagagCAGCAGCACGGCGAGACGCTCGTCTCGCCGACGGGGTTCCGGCGGTGGCTCGAGGCCGGGAACGATGACACGCCGCCGACCGATGTCCGGATCGTGACGTCCGGCCAGCGGCGACTCCCGGCTCATTCCACCGTTCTG gcttcGGCATCTCCCGTGCTGGAGAGCATGCTGCACCGACCACGCAAAGGTGGCAGTAACCGAGAAATGGAGATCCCCGTTCTTGGCGTTCCCTGCGATGCTGTTCATGCTTTCCTCCGTTTGCTCTACTCCGCCAG GTGCGTGACGCTTGCGGAGGAGGAGATCGTCGGGGAGCACGGGATGCACCTGATGGTGCTGTCGCACGCGTACGGGGTCGGGTGGCTGAAGCGCGCGTGTGAGCGGGTGCTGTCGTCGCGGCTGACCGCCGAGGGCGTGGTGGACGTGCTGGTGCTGGCGCAGCAGTGCGACGCCCCCCGCCTGCACCTGCGGTGCATGCAGCTGCTTGCCGAGGACTTCGCGACGGTGGAGCAGACCGAGGCCTGGCGGTTCCTCCAGGACCACGACCCCTGGCTGGAGCTCGACATCCTCCAGTTCCTCGAGGACGCCCACCTG AGACGGCGACGGCTGGGGAGGAGGAAGGCGGAACGGAGGCTGTACATGGAGCTGCACGAGACCAACGAGTGCTTGCACCACATCTTCAAGGATGGATACGCGGCGATGGGGCACTCCGGCAGGGAGGAGAAGCGGGCCCGCTGCCCCAACCCCGTCACCTGCCGCGGCCTACGGCAGCTCGTCCGCCACTTGGCGGCCTGCGACAGCGAGAAGAGGCGCTGGTGCCGTCGGTGCAAGTGTCTCTGGCAGCTCCTCCGCCTCCACGCTTCCACCTGCACCGAGCTCGACGACGCCTCCTGCGAAGTTCCCCTCTGCAT GCAATTCAAGCGGAGGATGCAGCGTAGGGAAGGCGAAGAAGCGGATGGTGATGACAAGTGGGGGATGCTGGTCAAGAAGGTGGTCTCAGCTAGAGTTGTGTCCCACTTGGTGAAGAAGCACAAACAACCGGTACTGTATCCGGGGGATTCAAACTAG